From one Streptococcus oralis genomic stretch:
- the mnmE gene encoding tRNA uridine-5-carboxymethylaminomethyl(34) synthesis GTPase MnmE, translating into MITREFDTIAAISTPLGEGAIGIVRLSGTDSFAIAQKIFKGKDLSKVASHTLNYGHIADPQTGKVMDEVMVGAMKSPKTFTREDIVEINTHGGIAVTNEILQLAIREGARLAEPGEFTKRAFLNGRVDLTQAEAVMDIIRAKTDKAMNIAVKQLDGSLSDLINNTRQEILNTLAQVEVNIDYPEYDDVEEATTAVVREKTMEFEQLLTNLLRTARRGKILREGISTAIIGRPNVGKSSLLNNLLREDKAIVTDIAGTTRDVIEEYVNINGVPLKLIDTAGIRETDDIVEQIGVERSKKALKEADLVLLVLNASEPLTAQDRQLLEISQDTNRIILLNKTDLPEAIETSELPEDIIRISVLKNQNIDKIEERINDLFFENAGLVEQDATYLSNARHISLIEKAVESLQAVNEGLELGMPVDLLQVDLTRTWEILGEITGDAAPDELITQLFSQFCLGK; encoded by the coding sequence ATGATTACACGTGAATTTGATACCATCGCTGCTATCTCTACTCCACTAGGTGAAGGAGCCATTGGTATTGTCCGCCTGAGCGGAACAGATAGTTTTGCTATTGCCCAAAAGATTTTTAAAGGAAAAGACTTGAGCAAGGTTGCAAGCCATACTCTCAACTACGGACATATCGCTGACCCTCAAACTGGTAAGGTCATGGACGAGGTTATGGTTGGAGCTATGAAGTCTCCAAAGACCTTCACTCGTGAGGATATTGTCGAGATTAACACTCACGGTGGGATTGCGGTGACCAATGAGATTCTCCAACTAGCTATCCGTGAAGGAGCTCGGTTGGCAGAACCTGGTGAATTTACCAAACGCGCCTTTCTAAACGGTCGCGTGGACTTAACACAGGCTGAGGCGGTGATGGACATCATCCGTGCCAAGACAGACAAGGCTATGAACATTGCTGTCAAACAACTAGATGGTTCCCTTTCTGACCTCATTAATAATACTCGCCAAGAAATCCTCAATACGCTTGCCCAAGTAGAGGTCAATATCGACTATCCTGAGTATGATGATGTTGAGGAAGCTACTACTGCAGTCGTCCGCGAGAAGACTATGGAGTTTGAGCAATTGTTAACCAATCTCCTTCGGACAGCCCGTCGCGGTAAAATCCTCCGTGAAGGAATTTCAACGGCTATCATCGGCCGTCCCAACGTTGGGAAATCCAGTCTTCTCAACAATCTCCTGCGTGAAGATAAGGCCATCGTAACAGACATCGCTGGTACGACACGAGATGTCATCGAAGAATACGTCAATATCAACGGTGTCCCTCTCAAATTGATTGATACAGCTGGAATTCGTGAAACAGATGACATCGTAGAGCAAATCGGTGTCGAGCGTTCGAAAAAAGCCCTTAAAGAAGCTGACTTAGTGCTACTAGTGCTAAATGCCAGTGAACCGCTGACAGCCCAAGATCGTCAACTCCTAGAAATCAGTCAGGATACCAACCGCATTATTCTACTCAATAAAACTGATCTTCCTGAAGCGATTGAAACTTCGGAACTACCAGAAGATATCATTCGTATTTCAGTTCTTAAAAACCAAAATATCGATAAGATCGAAGAGCGTATTAACGACCTCTTCTTTGAAAATGCTGGCTTGGTCGAGCAAGATGCTACTTACTTGTCAAATGCCCGTCATATTTCCTTGATTGAAAAGGCCGTTGAAAGCTTACAAGCTGTTAATGAAGGGCTGGAACTGGGGATGCCAGTTGATTTGCTTCAAGTTGACTTGACTCGTACTTGGGAAATTCTTGGAGAAATCACAGGTGATGCAGCTCCTGATGAACTCATTACCCAACTCTTTAGCCAATTCTGTTTAGGAAAATAA
- the dapA gene encoding 4-hydroxy-tetrahydrodipicolinate synthase: MSYQDLKECKIITAFITPFHEDGSINFDAIPALIEHLLAHHTDAILLAGTTAESPTLTHDEELELFAAVQKIVNGRVPLIAGVGTNDTRDSIEFVKEVAEFGGFAAGLAIVPYYNKPSQEGMYQHFKAIADASDLPIIIYNIPGRVVVELTPETMLRLADHPNIIGVKECTSLANMAYLIEHKPEEFLIYTGEDGDAFHAMNLGADGVISVASHTNGDEMHEMFTAIAESDMKKAAAIQRKFIPKVNALFSYPSPAPVKAVLNYMGFEAGPTRLPLVPAPEEDAKRIIKVVVDGDYEATKATVTGVLRPDY; this comes from the coding sequence ATGTCTTATCAAGATTTAAAAGAGTGTAAAATCATCACGGCCTTTATTACCCCTTTCCATGAGGATGGTTCCATCAACTTTGATGCTATTCCAGCCTTGATTGAGCATTTATTGGCCCATCACACAGATGCAATTCTTCTAGCTGGAACGACTGCTGAGAGTCCAACTTTGACCCACGATGAGGAGTTGGAACTCTTTGCGGCTGTACAAAAGATTGTTAATGGACGTGTTCCTTTGATTGCGGGTGTAGGTACCAATGATACGCGTGACTCGATTGAGTTTGTCAAAGAAGTCGCAGAATTTGGCGGTTTCGCTGCTGGACTTGCAATCGTACCATACTACAACAAACCTTCACAAGAAGGCATGTATCAGCACTTTAAAGCTATTGCAGATGCTTCTGACTTGCCTATTATCATCTATAACATTCCAGGGCGTGTGGTAGTGGAATTAACTCCAGAAACCATGCTTCGTTTGGCTGACCATCCAAATATCATTGGTGTCAAAGAATGTACTAGCTTGGCAAATATGGCTTACTTGATTGAGCACAAGCCAGAAGAATTCTTGATTTATACAGGTGAAGATGGAGATGCCTTCCATGCCATGAACCTTGGTGCGGATGGGGTTATTTCTGTTGCCTCCCATACAAATGGAGATGAGATGCACGAGATGTTCACTGCCATTGCAGAAAGCGATATGAAGAAAGCTGCAGCTATTCAGCGTAAATTCATTCCTAAGGTCAATGCCCTCTTCTCTTATCCAAGTCCTGCTCCAGTTAAGGCAGTTTTGAACTACATGGGATTTGAAGCGGGGCCAACTCGTCTACCTCTTGTTCCAGCACCAGAAGAAGATGCCAAACGCATCATCAAAGTTGTCGTAGATGGTGACTACGAAGCAACTAAGGCAACTGTAACAGGTGTCTTAAGACCAGATTACTAA
- a CDS encoding aspartate-semialdehyde dehydrogenase, translating to MGYTVAVVGATGAVGAQMIKMLEESTLPIDKIRYLASARSAGKTLKFKDQDITIEETTETAFEGVDIALFSAGGSTSAKYAPYAVKAGAVVVDNTSYFRQNPDVPLVVPEVNAHALDAHNGIIACPNCSTIQMMVALEPVRQKWGLDRIIVSTYQAVSGAGMGAILETQRELREVLNDGVNPRDLHAEILPSGGDKKHYPIAFNALPQIDVFTDNDYTYEEMKMTKETKKIMEDDSIAVSATCVRIPVLSAHSESVYIETKEVAPIEEVKAAISAFPGAVLEDDVAHQIYPQAINAVGSRDTFVGRIRKDLDAEKGIHMWVVSDNLLKGAAWNSVQIAETLHERGLVRPTAELKFELK from the coding sequence ATGGGATATACAGTTGCTGTAGTCGGCGCGACAGGTGCTGTCGGAGCTCAGATGATAAAAATGTTGGAAGAATCAACACTTCCAATCGATAAAATTCGTTACCTTGCTTCTGCACGTTCAGCAGGCAAGACTTTGAAATTTAAAGACCAAGATATTACGATTGAAGAAACGACTGAGACCGCTTTTGAGGGTGTTGATATTGCTCTCTTTTCAGCAGGAGGTTCGACATCTGCTAAGTATGCACCGTACGCCGTTAAAGCTGGTGCGGTAGTAGTGGATAATACATCTTATTTCCGCCAAAATCCAGATGTGCCTTTGGTTGTTCCAGAGGTCAATGCTCATGCACTTGATGCCCACAACGGCATCATTGCCTGCCCTAACTGTTCAACTATCCAAATGATGGTAGCTCTTGAGCCTGTTCGTCAAAAATGGGGCTTGGACCGTATCATTGTTTCAACTTACCAAGCAGTCTCAGGTGCTGGTATGGGAGCGATTCTTGAAACACAACGGGAACTTCGTGAAGTCTTGAATGATGGTGTAAACCCACGTGATTTGCATGCGGAAATCTTACCTTCAGGCGGTGACAAGAAACACTATCCTATCGCCTTTAACGCTCTTCCACAAATCGATGTCTTTACTGACAATGATTACACTTATGAAGAGATGAAGATGACTAAGGAAACTAAGAAAATCATGGAAGATGATAGCATCGCAGTGTCTGCAACATGTGTTCGTATTCCAGTCTTGTCAGCTCACTCTGAGTCAGTTTATATCGAAACAAAAGAAGTGGCTCCAATTGAAGAAGTGAAAGCAGCTATTTCAGCTTTCCCAGGTGCTGTTCTTGAAGATGATGTAGCTCATCAAATCTATCCTCAAGCTATCAACGCTGTTGGCTCACGTGATACCTTTGTCGGTCGTATCCGTAAAGACTTGGATGCTGAAAAAGGAATCCACATGTGGGTTGTTTCAGATAACCTCCTCAAAGGTGCTGCTTGGAACTCAGTTCAAATCGCAGAAACGCTTCACGAACGTGGATTGGTTCGTCCAACAGCTGAATTGAAATTTGAATTAAAATAG
- a CDS encoding QueT transporter family protein codes for MKKLTVRDMADIAIVAAIYVVLTITPPLNAISYGAYQFRISEMMNFLAFYNPKYIIGVTIGCMIANFFSSFGIIDVFVGGGSTLVFLSLGVWLFSKYKEDYLFNGLIRKDHFLFSILFSISMITIAAELHIVAEAPFFFTWFSTGIGEFASLIVGAILIGKLGQRIDLTK; via the coding sequence ATGAAAAAATTAACTGTTCGTGACATGGCAGATATTGCTATTGTTGCTGCTATCTATGTGGTTTTGACCATTACCCCACCACTGAATGCCATTAGCTACGGTGCTTACCAGTTCCGTATTTCTGAGATGATGAATTTTTTGGCTTTTTACAATCCTAAATACATCATCGGTGTGACGATTGGTTGTATGATTGCTAATTTCTTTAGTAGTTTTGGCATAATTGATGTCTTTGTCGGCGGGGGATCTACTCTAGTTTTCCTTAGTCTAGGTGTTTGGCTCTTTAGCAAGTATAAGGAAGACTATTTGTTCAATGGTTTGATTCGAAAAGATCATTTCTTATTTTCAATCCTATTCTCAATTTCAATGATTACCATTGCAGCAGAACTTCATATCGTTGCTGAAGCTCCATTCTTTTTCACTTGGTTTTCTACAGGAATTGGAGAGTTTGCATCTCTTATCGTTGGTGCAATCCTAATCGGAAAACTAGGACAGCGAATCGATCTAACAAAATAA